The following nucleotide sequence is from Blastocatellia bacterium.
TTTTTCTTATTAGCTCTACTATCATTGGACTACGCCAACATGTTCCACTAAATCCTGCTGCTTCTGGCCCTTTTTCTATTATTTCTGCTAATTCTTGTTTTTGCTTTTTGTTTAATTTTCCAGGTCGGCCGGATGATTTTCCTGATTCGATACTGTCTATTCCTCTTACTAAATAGTTTTTTATATGTTTATTTATTGTTTCTTCTGTTATTTCTAATACTTTTGCTATTTCTGTTATTGCTACTTCTCGACTTATTGCTAACAATACCATTATCTGCTTACTTTCTCTTATTTTTTCCTAATTTTTGACTGGACTTTAATTTTTTCTCTAGCTCTTGTTGCTGTTCTTTGTTATTCTTAATCGGAATATTAGCATTGGGAAATCTCCTTATATTGAATTTCTATTTCTTAGAGATTTTCCAT
It contains:
- a CDS encoding helix-turn-helix domain-containing protein, producing MLAISREVAITEIAKVLEITEETINKHIKNYLVRGIDSIESGKSSGRPGKLNKKQKQELAEIIEKGPEAAGFSGTCWRSPMIVELIRKIWE